The Elusimicrobiota bacterium region CAAGAAATGGACGATGCCGATCCGCGACTGGAAGGCTGCCTTGAACCGCTTTACGATCCAGTTCGAGGGGCGCCTTCCTCAGCGGTAACTCAAACTCCGTTTACACAAAATTCTGTACACCCTCCGGCTCACGATTGAAGTTTCCAGATGGACTCAAGAAAACGTCTCCTGCTGGCTCCCCGGCACAGTCGGGGAGACTCTCTCGTCGATCCGTGGCGTCACCGGTGAATTTACGCTTCGATGTCGCCTGCGCCAAATCCGGGAGCGATTGCTCGGGCGATGATGCGCAGCAAGCGCAGGGAGCAGTGAAACACATGGTGCGGTCGTCTGAATCAGACGCCGACTACAGCATCAGTTGGAAATGCACCTGCAGAACCGTCCCATTTGCTCTCGCGGGACTCGTTCCAGGATGAATCACATATTGAATATCCGGCTGCACTGCGAAGTTCGGCGTCGCTTGCAGGAGGTATGTGGCCTCAATGGAAGTCTCGGCACGTGTTACCGGGACCGCCATCTCTTTCAGAGTGTCGATGTAATGCGATCCGTTCCGTGCAAATGAGATGGCGATGCCAAACATGTCATCCGGCCTGCCGGCAATGAGCCCTGAGGCCCTGAGCCCAGTGGCGGCGAACGAGCGAAACCGATCAACCCGCCCATCTCCGACACCGGACTGCAGGAAACCCGATAGCCGGGTCCTCGGACTTGCAGCCGACCTCAATAGGGTCCGATCTAACAGTACATACGCACCGCCGCTGCCGTCGTGCTTTACAGGGCGCCCCACGCTGTCAACGAGGCTCAGATCACGAAAGGTACCGGTGTAGTGCCACACTCCGATGGCAAATTTGTCGTCGTATGCGGGGAAATTCGAGCCGCGACCGATCATGTATTTGGCAACGCCGCGCGAATCATCTGACTCTCGGCGTGTCAGGGAGGCGATTTCGGAAACTAGCAAGAGGCCCTCCTTTTGCTCAGGAAATCGCACCTCTCCATCTATTCGATTTGCCGGTGCCCCGTCCATGATTGCAGAGCGAATCAGGACGCCTGGGGAAGGTTTGAAGGTAACCCTGGCTCCGATCGAGGTATCAGGAAAGATGGATGGACCGCCGATGCCGCTCTGGGAAAATTCGGGCCCCATGCCAAACGAACTATTCAAAAAAAGACCGCTCGAGGCAAGGCGATAGAATTCCGAACCAAGATCATACCTGCCAAATAAAAACGACCAACGTCCCTTCAGCGAACTGTATTGACCCCACGCTTCGTAGAGTCGTAATGCTGACTTCGCTTCGTAGCTATTGACGCCTTGTGCATCCCCGATGAAGCCACTCGGCTGACTCCCGTGTATCGAAAGTGCCTGGAAAAATGCTGTCCAGCCTGGTGTACGGAACAGTTGCTTGCCATCCAGGGCCAGTTGCAGCCGTAGATTGCCGACATATGCGACGCCCGTTCGCGTACCGCCAGCGGTATCTGCGACAACGCTTCCATCGCAGATCAAGCTGGTGGTTATGGCGTCTCGAACAAGACGATTCTTCTGATCGTCCATCTCGGTAGACAATGCCTGACGGCAGAAGAGTGCAGCGCTCGCTGCAACAATCCGAAGCACCATCTTCAACCACTGCATCATGCTCGAATGACTGCAGTCGAGCCCGGTCGAAGTCGGCAAATGCGTGCCAGGTGACAACGAGAATTCCATGAAACCTCGTCCTTCGAATGGGCTGCTCGGCCTGACCTTTTCAAGATCTCATGCAAGTGCATCAAGGTATGTTCGACCCATCTGACCCGTGCCACCCGAGCTTATGCAGAATTCCGAGTGGTCGCGATCAAGGCAACCGCTACGGAACTCGCTGCTCGACCCGGATCGAGAAGCAGTTTCAGGAGACCTTCCAGCGGCAAATCAACATTGTCCATTTCGTGCTGATATTGCGCCGGCCTTGGTAGCTCAATTCCGCCAGAGCTTCGTCGTGCGGCAATGCGCTGTGGTGCTTGGTGGGGTGGCACACGATGAACAGCCGCACGGTGACGTGCAACCACAGAATCTTGGCGTCGAGTCCGCCCCGGTAGGTGCTCGCTTGGCAATCAGCAGTAGCCCGAAGCTGCCGCGCCGATTGCGTGGAATCTCGACCGGCAGCTCGCCGAACTCGGCGTGGATCGTCTTGCAGATGCGCCCGTAGCGGGTGTTCCGGCTTAGCGCAGGGCGACCAAGGCTATAGCGATAGCCAGAACATCTTCCAGTAGAGCAGCAGGCAAGTCGTGCCCCCGGAACAGCTTCGCCGTATAGGCTCTGCCCTTCGCACCAGCGAGTGTTCCCACCACGCTCCCGGCGATGCCGGCCACAGCGCCCATCACGACGTTTTCGTGCGCGAGTCCTATGGCCAAACCCGCAACAGCGCCTATGACAACACGGGCCGCAAACTGGGGAGGCACAAGGCGACTTGGAGTTTTTGGCAACTTGTCATTGATGACCTCCCCAACGGCCAGAGCACTGCATACGTAGGACGTTATGCGGTTACCCAGAAATGAGAGCCAGCTTCCCTGTAGAGAAAGATGCTGGGTGCTAGCCGCCCAACTTACTGCCGCAAGGCCAACGAGCGCGCGTAAGCCACACGCAAAACCCAACACAAAAGCAGAGGTAAGAACAAACATATCATGCTCCTTGGAACGGCGGTTCGGTGAACCGCCAAGTTATGGACAAAGGCCCGGTTATGAAACATGCCTACGCGTAAGA contains the following coding sequences:
- a CDS encoding DUF4126 family protein, with the protein product MFVLTSAFVLGFACGLRALVGLAAVSWAASTQHLSLQGSWLSFLGNRITSYVCSALAVGEVINDKLPKTPSRLVPPQFAARVVIGAVAGLAIGLAHENVVMGAVAGIAGSVVGTLAGAKGRAYTAKLFRGHDLPAALLEDVLAIAIALVALR
- a CDS encoding carbohydrate porin gives rise to the protein MEFSLSPGTHLPTSTGLDCSHSSMMQWLKMVLRIVAASAALFCRQALSTEMDDQKNRLVRDAITTSLICDGSVVADTAGGTRTGVAYVGNLRLQLALDGKQLFRTPGWTAFFQALSIHGSQPSGFIGDAQGVNSYEAKSALRLYEAWGQYSSLKGRWSFLFGRYDLGSEFYRLASSGLFLNSSFGMGPEFSQSGIGGPSIFPDTSIGARVTFKPSPGVLIRSAIMDGAPANRIDGEVRFPEQKEGLLLVSEIASLTRRESDDSRGVAKYMIGRGSNFPAYDDKFAIGVWHYTGTFRDLSLVDSVGRPVKHDGSGGAYVLLDRTLLRSAASPRTRLSGFLQSGVGDGRVDRFRSFAATGLRASGLIAGRPDDMFGIAISFARNGSHYIDTLKEMAVPVTRAETSIEATYLLQATPNFAVQPDIQYVIHPGTSPARANGTVLQVHFQLML